From one Nitrospirota bacterium genomic stretch:
- a CDS encoding nitrate reductase, with protein MLFGRRKKNPIHLAVKPVDTWVYTTCGYCSTGCSIEVGVDKNGRAVSARGASDADVNRGKLCLKGIFEFELFASPNRGTTPLLRRAPFEPYREVGWDEALDHTASEIRRIQTTYGRDSFAVVSTGQILTEEFYTLGKLVRGVIGTNNYDGNTTLCMASAVSGYKRSFGSDGPPGCYDDFAHTECLLAIGSNLPEQHPVIWWRLKDAYDRRKFPMIVVDPRVTVFAQMADIHLPITPGTDLALLNSLAHVILKEGLEDRAYIEAHTTGFQEFAALVEQYDPVTASKICGIDEDTICNVARLYAKAGSAMTIWTMGINQSTHGSDGVAAINNLNLITGNIGKPGGTSLSITGQCNAMGTREFSSCSGLPGYRQLEKEADREFMAKFWGVEKDFFPPKRGLFQTDIFPAVETGAIKGLWLIATNPMTSMPNTSRIRKTLEKLEFLVVQDAYADVETVNYAHVYLPAAMWGEKEGVFTNTERRVNIVRKAIEPPGEAKPDLWIFAHLARRFEAGRGLKFSDVPSEVFDELREVSKGRPCDYSGMSHDAIEARRGIQWPCNETSPHGSPRLYTDGRFHHTDGKAKLIPLPFVDNNERPDEQYPFWLNSGRVVEHWHTRTKTGKIGNLNKFSPTPYMEINPSAAERLGIRSMEYVRVVSRRSDAVVLAQLTERVAPDAVFIPMHYHDCVNRLVLGLLDPYSRQPAYKQSAVRIERIADQDAAAAADLRARSY; from the coding sequence ATGCTATTCGGACGTCGCAAGAAAAATCCGATCCACCTGGCGGTCAAACCCGTTGACACGTGGGTGTATACGACCTGCGGGTATTGCTCCACCGGCTGTTCCATCGAAGTGGGGGTAGACAAGAACGGCAGAGCCGTGTCGGCGCGCGGCGCGTCGGATGCGGACGTAAATCGTGGCAAGCTCTGTTTAAAGGGGATCTTCGAATTCGAATTGTTTGCCTCCCCCAACCGGGGCACCACCCCATTGCTGCGTCGGGCTCCGTTCGAACCGTACCGCGAGGTGGGGTGGGATGAGGCGTTGGATCACACGGCCTCCGAGATCAGGCGGATTCAGACCACGTACGGCCGCGACAGCTTCGCGGTGGTCTCCACCGGGCAGATTCTGACCGAAGAGTTCTACACCCTGGGCAAACTCGTGCGCGGCGTGATCGGGACCAACAACTACGACGGCAACACCACGCTCTGCATGGCCTCCGCGGTCTCGGGGTACAAGCGGTCCTTTGGCAGCGATGGCCCGCCGGGCTGTTACGACGACTTCGCGCACACCGAGTGCCTCTTGGCGATCGGGTCCAATCTTCCGGAGCAACACCCGGTCATTTGGTGGCGTCTGAAAGACGCATACGACCGCCGCAAGTTTCCGATGATCGTGGTCGACCCGCGGGTGACCGTGTTCGCGCAGATGGCGGACATCCACCTGCCGATCACCCCCGGCACGGACCTCGCCCTGCTGAACAGCTTGGCACACGTGATCCTCAAGGAGGGGTTGGAGGACCGCGCGTACATTGAGGCGCATACCACCGGCTTTCAGGAATTCGCCGCGCTGGTGGAGCAATACGATCCCGTGACCGCCTCCAAGATCTGCGGCATCGATGAAGACACCATCTGCAACGTCGCGCGCCTGTATGCCAAAGCCGGCTCGGCCATGACCATTTGGACCATGGGGATCAACCAGTCCACGCACGGGTCGGACGGCGTGGCGGCGATCAACAACCTCAACTTGATCACCGGCAACATCGGCAAGCCGGGTGGAACGTCGCTGTCGATCACCGGCCAGTGCAACGCCATGGGCACTCGGGAGTTCTCATCCTGCTCCGGGCTGCCCGGGTATCGCCAGTTGGAGAAGGAGGCTGACCGCGAGTTCATGGCCAAGTTCTGGGGCGTGGAAAAGGACTTCTTTCCCCCCAAACGCGGCCTGTTTCAGACCGACATCTTCCCTGCCGTCGAAACCGGCGCGATCAAAGGGTTGTGGCTGATCGCCACCAATCCCATGACCTCCATGCCCAACACCTCCCGCATCCGCAAGACGCTGGAGAAGCTGGAATTCCTGGTGGTGCAGGACGCGTATGCCGACGTGGAGACCGTGAACTACGCGCACGTCTACCTCCCTGCCGCCATGTGGGGAGAAAAAGAGGGCGTGTTCACCAACACCGAGCGCCGCGTGAACATCGTGCGCAAGGCGATCGAGCCGCCCGGGGAGGCCAAGCCCGACTTGTGGATCTTTGCGCACCTGGCTCGGCGTTTCGAGGCGGGGCGCGGGTTGAAGTTTTCCGACGTGCCGTCCGAGGTGTTTGACGAGTTGCGCGAGGTGTCCAAAGGCCGGCCCTGCGACTATTCCGGCATGAGCCACGACGCGATCGAAGCGCGGCGCGGGATCCAATGGCCGTGCAACGAGACGTCACCACATGGCTCGCCGCGGTTGTATACCGACGGTCGCTTTCACCACACCGACGGCAAGGCCAAGCTGATCCCGCTCCCGTTCGTCGACAACAACGAGCGCCCGGATGAGCAGTACCCGTTCTGGCTCAACAGCGGACGGGTGGTCGAGCACTGGCACACCCGCACCAAAACCGGAAAGATCGGCAACCTCAACAAGTTCAGCCCCACCCCGTACATGGAAATCAACCCCAGCGCGGCCGAGCGCCTCGGCATCCGATCGATGGAGTACGTCCGGGTGGTATCGCGCCGATCGGACGCCGTGGTCCTGGCGCAGCTCACCGAGCGCGTGGCACCCGACGCCGTGTTCATCCCCATGCACTACCACGACTGCGTCAACCGCCTGGTGCTAGGATTGCTCGACCCGTATTCGCGCCAGCCCGCGTACAAGCAGTCCGCGGTGCGGATCGAGAGGATTGCGGATCAAGACGCGGCAGCGGCGGCCGACCTGCGGGCGAGGTCCTATTGA